The genome window ACAGTAATAAAGAGATTCAAGAGTGGCAATCCATCGGCACACAGTATCGACACTAACATTAATTTCATTTGCAAGGTTACTATAGTTGACAGACTGGCTAGCCTGGTATTGTAATATTTTCGCCAATACCTGAACCTGACCCACCTCCTGTATCCTTGTTAAATCACGCAGCTCTTCACGAAAGAGCAAATCCAGTCGCATCCGTTGCCAGCGGTTATAAAATCTTCTGTTATTAGCAAGATACGGTTCAGGAAAACCACTATATTGCAAAAGAGTATCAAGCTTATCCTGGGGAATTGAACCTGGCTTTCGGATCTCCGTTTCCAATAAAACCGGTTCAAAAATTTCAGCCACCGACTGGGGATGCATCCGATACAGAAAATATCGTCCTAACAGGCTGTCTCCACCCTTTTTATAAACATCAAGCCGAGCACTGCCGGTAACAAGAATCTTGCATTGATCACCATAAATATCAAAAAAACCCTTTAAAAAGGACTTCCACTTTGCATATTTATGGATTTCATCAAAAACTATGAGGACACTTTCCTCCCTTAGTAAAGAAAGACCGCAACGAGTTGCCATTGCATCCGGCCCTTTAAGGAGAATTTTACGATCAGCCAGATTATCCCAATTTACATAACACCCCCGCTCTCCCTGGACCAGACGCGCGACAGTGGTTTTACCCACCTGCCTTGGACCGGCGATAAAAATCATCTGCCGGTTGCTGTGGAGATGCTCTTCTATTATCTCGGAATAAATTCTCTTCATTCCTGTTTTATAAAGTATTAACCCCAACCTGTAAATACCATTTTCTTGCATGTCGTAAATTAGTCCCTACCATTTTACGACATGCAAGAAAACAGGACAGCTACTTGTACTCTGATGTATATGAAATAGTTATAAAAAATTCATTGGTGTTTTTAATCACAGCAGGTAAATCTTTGCAGCATCAATGAAGGATGTCCGGAAAATCAGCCATAAGTTACGCAGCCTTTTCAGAGGCAAAAGTCTTTTTCCTTTTTTCCAGGCATTCTGAAAAAAGAGAAAGGATATCCTTACTTGTAATATTACTCTCCATGACAGACTCCAAAAGTAACAATGCATACTCAATTTTATGCGCGCCGAATAGCCCTTTGGCAAATTCATGACAGGCCACGGCCACTGCTGAAATATTTAAAGTCTTTTTTAAAAGCGCAAGTCCATCCATACCCTTTTTTTTCATGCCGCTGCAGATATGTGCCATAACCAGCAAAAAACGGGCCGGGGGATATTCAGAAACCTGTATCAGTAAATTTTCAATAATAGAGATGGTTTCTTCAGGATTGCCACGAAATAATTCAGCATACGCATATGCATAAGGCGCTTCCTTCATATTAGGGAAAAGTTCCATCGCTTTTTTTGCAGACATGGATGCATCTTCATATTTCCCGATTTTTCCGTATGCAGAAGCCATATTGACGTAGGCATCCCCGATAAATTTGTTATCCGGCCTAAGATCAAGCGCAAGAAATCTTTGCCATAAATCTATGGCTTCTTCATTTCTTTCAAGAACGCCGGCCTGGACCGCAAGCTCACGCAGGGCGATTTCGCTGTCGCCCATTTCTTCAAGTTTTGAAACACCCATAAAATAATATTTTTCACCTTTTTCAGCACAATTGTTTTCATCAAGCTTTCCGTAGTGATGAACAGGTATATCGCATATATAAACGCTTGCTTCTTCCCTTAGCAAAGAAGGATCAAGCATCTCATGCACCGGGTAATCAAACCTTAACCGGCTGTCATTATGGAACAACCTTGCCTTGCGTGTCGGGATCCAGCCCGCGCCTGCTTCTTCATCAGGGTATTCACCGCTGTTGATCATCCATCCTATTATATTCGTTTTATTTGTATAATTTCTTGTTGTAATTAGATAAGCAGCGAGTTTGTCAGTATTTCCGTCAATTATATTCCTGAAAGCCTTGTAATCAATAGAAGAGAGAACCTCATCCGCATCCAGTGTAAAAATCCATGCACCGGAAGCCATGGAAATTGAATAATTTCTTGCATCAGAAAAATCGTTGCCCCATTTATAGTCATATATTTTGGCTCCAAAAACCCTGGCCAAATCATTGGTTCTATCCGTAGAGCCTGTATCTATCACAATCATCTCATCGACAACGGGTTTTACACTTTGCAAACATTTTGCCAGATATTTTTCTTCATTTTTTACTATCATGCATAAAGAAACGGTTTTATCTTTTTTAATGCTTTTATCTATTTCCATCGGCCCCAGAACATCCCTGACACGTCCTGCTGCTGCAAGAATTCCATCATCGATTCCAAACTTGACAATCGCAGCTTCAACATTCTCCATGGCCTCATCATATTTATCCTGCTTAATCAACAGATCTATCAGCATGTATTCTATTTTTTTATTATTCGGAAATAATGCTGCGGCATCCCTTGAAAATTTTTCACACCTTGAAAATTTTTCCTTCGCAGTCATAGCTGCATGATATAATGCAGCAACATCAAAAACCGCCGGAGCAAGGATAAAACCCCTTTCATACAATTCCAGCGCTTCTTCCTCGTCTCCGGCTCCCCACTTCATAGTTCCAAGGTGAGTGTATGGTTCGCCGTAAGATGGATCTGCAGCAATAGCCCTTTCAAAGAATTTTTCAGCTTCAAGACTATTCCCCTGTTTATAAGCCAGCATCCCTTTTAGATTTAAAGCAGGCGCAAAATCCTGATATAGTAAAAGAGCCTTTTCAGCATACTCTTGAGCTTCATCATCTCTGCCCAGACCCGCCATACAAAAGCCCCTAAGCTCCAAAATTCCCGCCTCTTCCATGACAGAGGTTTGCGTATTGACCACACCCTTAATCTGCGGAATTTCATCAAGCGTATCAAGGGCATCCTGGAATTGTTTGGCAGCCGCCAGAATTTTAGCCGCAGCGACATATAAGCTTCTATCATTATGAGAGCTGCCGATTCCATCTAAT of Desulfosarcina sp. BuS5 contains these proteins:
- a CDS encoding ATP-binding protein; protein product: MQENGIYRLGLILYKTGMKRIYSEIIEEHLHSNRQMIFIAGPRQVGKTTVARLVQGERGCYVNWDNLADRKILLKGPDAMATRCGLSLLREESVLIVFDEIHKYAKWKSFLKGFFDIYGDQCKILVTGSARLDVYKKGGDSLLGRYFLYRMHPQSVAEIFEPVLLETEIRKPGSIPQDKLDTLLQYSGFPEPYLANNRRFYNRWQRMRLDLLFREELRDLTRIQEVGQVQVLAKILQYQASQSVNYSNLANEINVSVDTVCRWIATLESLYYCFSVRPWFRNIPKSLRKQPKIFLWDWSGIKNDGARHENFVASHLLKAVHWWTDIGLGEYHLYYLRDKEKREVDFLVTRDDIPWFLVEVKTSGKQSLNKNLFYFQKKTGAQHAFQVAFDLEFIEQDCFSVKKPVIVPATTFLSQLV